The Prevotella sp. E9-3 genome has a window encoding:
- a CDS encoding LolA-like putative outer membrane lipoprotein chaperone → MKKILILFSILMSCLTIAQAQNAKDVLDKCAAVVSNKDGVKASFRMESARYGTSSGTIAIKGRKFCVTTDIASIWFDGKTQWTYLKKNDEVSVTTPTEVQLQTLNPYNFITMYKKGFKHTMTTNASSYNVHLTADNSSKKMSEMFITIDKKSFTPTEVKVLQGNKWTTFKISNLQKSKLDDAMFRFSSKDFPSAEVIDLR, encoded by the coding sequence ATGAAAAAGATTCTGATATTATTTTCGATACTCATGAGCTGTCTTACCATTGCACAGGCTCAGAATGCTAAAGACGTGCTTGATAAGTGTGCAGCCGTAGTCAGCAACAAAGATGGCGTGAAGGCTTCGTTTCGAATGGAAAGTGCCCGTTATGGAACGTCCAGCGGAACAATTGCTATTAAGGGACGTAAGTTCTGTGTCACTACCGATATAGCCAGTATATGGTTTGACGGAAAGACTCAATGGACCTATTTGAAAAAGAACGATGAGGTGAGTGTTACGACTCCAACCGAAGTCCAGTTGCAAACTCTCAATCCCTATAATTTTATTACTATGTATAAGAAGGGATTCAAGCATACGATGACCACTAATGCGTCCAGTTATAATGTTCATCTTACTGCAGACAACAGTTCTAAGAAGATGTCTGAGATGTTTATCACTATCGATAAGAAGTCATTTACTCCTACTGAAGTGAAAGTGCTGCAAGGCAACAAATGGACTACCTTTAAAATAAGTAATCTTCAGAAATCGAAATTGGACGATGCCATGTTCCGTTTCAGTTCAAAGGATTTCCCCTCTGCTGAGGTTATTGATTTACGATAA
- a CDS encoding DUF5687 family protein — protein sequence MRSPSFEQSLIAKVLMFFGGCFFVFYLVFYGIMLGSIAASDTFHTFLLALMPIMVVIDFGIRFLVQQTPAMLMKPYMLLPLPRRSVVDTFLITSQLSIYNFLWLALFLPYIIIVLAGGCEFWVAFQVLLACQLIIITNSQFYLLVRMLTGRNLLWWVLPVLVYGIYFLPLAIDTKGDLFADMLESLGDFGETLWLLPAVFVLHGIVYWVNRSLQYAFVYEEIQGAETKAVALKSVSRMTFLERFGQTGEYLKLELKSIFRNKAIRSRVISSMTFIIILSVLIAYTDIYDGRMMLNFWCFYCFALYGAMTLVKVMCPEGNYMDLLMVHRENILTLMRAKYYFHVAVLVVPLVIMMPAVIEGKFSWLMMLAYFFISSGLLYFLMFQLAVYNKQTLPLDQKLTGKGNVESGLQLIIESAAFLLPVVLVSILLVFFEESTAYIVLAVIGLGFTLTHPLWLRNVYSRMMKRKYENLEGFHSSR from the coding sequence ATGCGCTCTCCTTCTTTCGAGCAAAGTCTTATTGCCAAAGTCCTCATGTTTTTTGGCGGATGCTTCTTTGTATTCTATCTGGTGTTCTATGGCATCATGTTAGGGTCAATAGCCGCTTCAGATACCTTCCATACATTTCTTCTGGCTCTGATGCCCATCATGGTGGTGATAGATTTTGGCATTCGCTTTCTTGTTCAGCAAACTCCCGCTATGCTGATGAAGCCATATATGCTGTTGCCGTTGCCTCGTCGTAGTGTGGTCGATACTTTCCTCATCACATCCCAGCTCAGCATATATAATTTTCTTTGGCTCGCTCTTTTCTTGCCCTATATCATTATTGTATTGGCAGGAGGGTGTGAGTTCTGGGTTGCGTTCCAAGTTCTTCTGGCTTGCCAGCTGATCATCATCACCAATAGTCAGTTCTACCTGCTTGTACGCATGCTCACAGGGCGGAATCTCTTGTGGTGGGTATTGCCAGTTCTGGTATATGGCATTTATTTCCTTCCTCTTGCTATCGACACGAAAGGCGATCTCTTTGCCGATATGCTTGAAAGTTTGGGCGATTTTGGAGAGACACTCTGGTTGTTGCCTGCGGTATTTGTTCTACATGGTATTGTTTATTGGGTGAATCGTTCCTTACAATATGCTTTTGTGTATGAAGAGATACAAGGAGCTGAGACAAAGGCAGTAGCTTTGAAAAGCGTGTCTCGTATGACATTCCTTGAGCGTTTCGGACAGACAGGCGAGTATTTGAAGCTTGAGTTGAAATCCATATTCCGCAACAAAGCTATTCGTTCGCGGGTTATCTCCAGCATGACATTCATCATTATACTTTCTGTCCTTATCGCTTATACCGATATATACGATGGACGTATGATGTTAAATTTCTGGTGCTTCTACTGTTTTGCCCTCTATGGTGCTATGACCTTGGTTAAGGTGATGTGTCCTGAAGGCAATTATATGGACCTTCTGATGGTTCATCGTGAGAATATCCTTACCCTGATGCGTGCCAAGTACTATTTTCATGTAGCTGTGCTTGTAGTTCCTTTGGTGATTATGATGCCTGCTGTTATAGAGGGCAAGTTCTCATGGCTGATGATGCTGGCCTATTTCTTTATTAGTAGCGGATTGCTTTATTTCCTCATGTTCCAGTTGGCTGTCTATAACAAGCAGACGCTTCCGCTTGACCAGAAACTTACCGGAAAGGGAAATGTGGAGAGTGGCCTTCAGTTGATTATTGAATCGGCAGCTTTTCTGCTCCCTGTCGTATTGGTATCTATATTACTTGTCTTTTTTGAGGAATCAACGGCTTATATTGTTCTTGCTGTCATTGGTTTGGGCTTCACCTTAACTCATCCATTGTGGCTGCGAAATGTGTATAGCCGTATGATGAAACGAAAATATGAGAATCTGGAGGGATTCCATTCCTCTCGATAA
- a CDS encoding glycoside hydrolase family 10 protein: MKKILILLLACLAFVSADAQKKREFRGAWIQCVNGQFQGLGTEKMQQTLSYQLDELKKDGVNAIIFQVRAECDALYPSKLEPWSRFLTGQQGKAPSPYWDPLQWMIDQCHRRGMELHAWINPYRAKTKFTHELAMNHVAVAQPSRCFDYDGLKILNPGIPENRDYICKVVSDIVTRYDIDGLHMDDYFYPYPAAGQTIPDDAQYQRYNNGIKDRGDWRRYNVSMFIKQLYETVHQLKPWVKVGISPFGIYRNKKSAPSIGSNTNGLQNYDDLYADVLLWVNNGWLDYCVPQIYWEIGNKAADYDTLIHWWDHYAAGRPLFIGEDIERTVKNADPKNPNRHQQAAKFKLHQQMKNVDGIVLWYAKAAVDNPGDYATQLRRNYWRTPALQPEMAFIDKKAPGKARKLKPIWTEDGYILFWTAPKSKAWNDEATKYVVYRFNKGEKVNINDASKIVAITPNTFCKLPYENGKTKYTYVVTSLNRIQNESKAASKKIKL; this comes from the coding sequence ATGAAAAAAATACTAATACTATTGCTGGCATGCCTCGCATTCGTGTCGGCCGATGCACAAAAGAAACGTGAATTCCGCGGTGCTTGGATTCAATGCGTAAACGGGCAGTTCCAGGGACTTGGCACAGAGAAAATGCAGCAGACGCTAAGCTATCAACTTGATGAGTTAAAGAAAGACGGCGTAAATGCCATCATCTTTCAAGTTCGTGCTGAATGTGACGCTCTTTATCCCAGCAAACTGGAACCTTGGAGCCGTTTTCTTACAGGACAGCAGGGCAAGGCTCCATCACCCTATTGGGATCCACTTCAATGGATGATTGACCAATGCCATCGACGCGGGATGGAACTTCATGCATGGATTAATCCCTATCGGGCTAAGACAAAGTTCACTCATGAACTGGCCATGAATCACGTTGCAGTTGCTCAGCCTTCACGCTGTTTTGACTACGACGGACTGAAGATTCTGAATCCTGGTATTCCTGAGAACCGCGACTATATCTGTAAAGTTGTGAGCGACATCGTTACACGCTACGACATCGACGGTCTTCACATGGACGACTATTTCTACCCTTATCCTGCCGCAGGACAGACTATTCCTGACGACGCTCAATACCAACGCTACAACAATGGTATCAAGGACCGTGGCGACTGGCGCCGTTATAATGTGAGCATGTTCATCAAGCAACTCTATGAAACCGTTCACCAGCTGAAGCCTTGGGTGAAGGTCGGTATTTCGCCTTTTGGTATCTATCGCAACAAGAAGAGTGCTCCCAGCATAGGCAGTAACACCAACGGACTTCAAAACTACGATGACCTGTATGCCGACGTTTTGCTTTGGGTGAACAACGGATGGCTGGATTATTGTGTACCTCAAATATATTGGGAAATAGGTAATAAAGCTGCCGACTACGACACACTCATTCACTGGTGGGACCATTATGCCGCCGGTCGTCCGCTATTTATCGGTGAGGATATTGAACGAACTGTAAAAAATGCAGATCCGAAGAATCCAAACCGCCATCAACAGGCCGCTAAATTTAAACTGCACCAGCAGATGAAAAATGTTGACGGCATAGTGCTGTGGTATGCCAAAGCCGCCGTCGATAACCCTGGTGACTATGCCACTCAGTTGCGCCGTAACTATTGGCGCACACCTGCCCTACAGCCAGAGATGGCATTCATAGACAAAAAGGCACCAGGAAAGGCACGCAAGCTAAAGCCTATTTGGACTGAAGACGGATATATTCTGTTTTGGACTGCTCCAAAGAGCAAGGCATGGAACGATGAGGCCACGAAGTATGTAGTTTACCGTTTCAACAAAGGAGAGAAAGTAAACATCAACGATGCGTCAAAGATAGTTGCCATTACTCCGAATACTTTCTGTAAACTGCCTTACGAGAACGGAAAGACCAAATATACTTACGTGGTAACTTCCTTGAACCGTATTCAGAATGAGAGTAAAGCGGCTTCGAAAAAGATTAAGCTTTAA